A region of Mycoplasmopsis bovirhinis DNA encodes the following proteins:
- the rpsL gene encoding 30S ribosomal protein S12 produces MSTTNQLVNHGRVSKTKKQNAPALSLTYNSLIKKAKKMASPFKRGVCTRVATMTPKKPNSALRKYARVRLSNQMEVTAYIPGEGHNLQEHSVVLIRGGRVKDLPGVRYHIVRGTQDAAGVAKRNQGRSLYGTKKAK; encoded by the coding sequence ATGTCAACAACAAATCAGTTAGTTAATCATGGTCGTGTTTCTAAAACGAAGAAACAAAATGCACCGGCTTTATCGCTTACATATAACTCATTAATTAAAAAAGCTAAAAAAATGGCTTCACCATTTAAGCGTGGTGTATGTACCCGTGTTGCAACAATGACACCTAAAAAACCTAACTCAGCTTTACGTAAATATGCTCGTGTTAGATTATCAAACCAAATGGAAGTTACAGCTTACATTCCAGGAGAAGGACACAACTTACAAGAGCACTCTGTTGTGCTTATTCGTGGTGGTCGTGTTAAAGACTTACCTGGGGTTAGATACCATATCGTACGTGGAACCCAAGATGCAGCTGGTGTTGCAAAACGTAACCAAGGCCGTAGTTTATATGGTACTAAAAAAGCTAAATAA